The DNA sequence CGGTTTTTCGAAATCGCCGTCTAGtgtaaaaaagaaacgagCCACAAGTAGACCAATGGCCGCCTCCTTAGCTAGTCGCGCACTTCCTGGCTGGAGAATGACCAGGTTACGGTAGTCATCCATAATTTCCGCATTATCAAGGGTGCACGGCATGCCACCCAGCGAAACATCCATCCGTAAATAGTCAGCTCGAACAGTACAGTCAAGCTGGTCGACCATTTGCAGCCATTTAGCCTTAGTATCTAGGTTGGACATAAAAGCATCAAAGCCCCTTCGAAGGAAGCTATCCCGGAAAACATGCCGAAAATGCGGTGTCTGGTCGGGGCGGGAAGCAGCTTCGCCTGTACCCATGGAGACCAACCTTGCAATTCCTACCCTAGAAGGCCAGATACGCCGGCTAATTCTCGCAGCAATACCAGCAGCAAAATTGTCCTGCAAGCCCCCGTCCTGGAATGACCCAATATCTCGGAGTTGCGCAGTGGAAAAATAGCTGGGGTGATCAGTCAGCCTCTGAAGAGaactttctgcttctttccatgtctccGAACTGTGACCGAGGCACCGGGTCAACCGGGAAGAGCAATTTGACTTAGAGAAAAGTACTATGGTGAATGCTACTTACAATGGAGCCGCAGCTGTAGCTCTCGCCCTGTACGTTATCAGATGACACAATgtcttggcttcttggcGGCCCACTTACGCTTCCCATAAAAGAGGTtcattatttcttttatttgcTCGGAAAAGTTCATACCCTTGATTACCATAGTTAGTAAGAGTCCCCGAACAGGAAGGATGGGCGTTCTCCACCATGATTGAGATCGAACCAGTTCACTGCGTTAAAGTTACCAAATACAAAGGATTTGGTCTCCCTAGCGATGCTAGTGGCAACGACACCAAATTTGGCCCCTGAGCGCCATCGTGCACTAAGCTTATCTTTGACTGGCTCAAAAATACGCCTGTCTCCACCGAATGCCTCCTGTAAGCAGTCGTCGAATAGCCTCGCATCATAGCAGCTGTCATGGAAAAACCATGATAACCACTTGGGAATGTCGCCTAAGAGAGAATCGCGACGGAGAATCAAGCGAAGTAGCCACGATATAGCGGGTTGTCGGCGCTCGCGAAAAATACGCCGCGCAAGACGGTCAAACTTCTTGGAGCAAGTGGATACATCCCAACCCATAGCAACTAACCCCAATACGATCAACCCCCCTGTCATCGTTACTCAGTTGGTTCCAGAAGATGTGGCAGATAGGAACAAAGGAATCTAcaggaaaaacaagacaCACACCCTCGACTTCGGGGTATGGAGAGTCTGTACTCACCAGAACTAGATCCCACGGCCAAGTCCACAAGATCAGCTAGCTTACATTCCGGCCCCAGGCTTTCTTGTATCAAAAGCAGATACTCCAACGGGATGCCTCCACGAACTCCACCCCCGTCAATCGCCAAGACGGTTGGATTCATAGTAGGAGGGAGAACATCAATTGTAGTGACAGCCCGGGAGTTGCAAAGCAGGCAACCTACCATCGAGAACTGATACTCTGCGTCGGGCGCCGCGTTCCCGAATAACTGTGGGCATAGATCACATATGGTGTGACAACACACCTGTGAGTGCTGTGCAGTACGAACCAAACAGTAAAGGCATATCTTGTCGGATTGAACACGGCACAGTTCATGGTTTGTAGATAGAAGATGCTGCCGCCGATATTCAATGGATGACTGCTCTCCCGAGGCATAAAGATGGTACTGCGTCACAAATTCTTGCTCtatcaaagaaaccaactCTGGTACAGATTTGGAAAATCTTGGCGCCTGGCGATGACGGAACGCTCGGAGGACAGGATCATGGTATAAAGTTTGGAAGACGGCATGTGGATCCATTACTGTGTCCAGTTAGAACAGATAATATGCAAGTTGCTGTAAGGGTCACAGAATAGGGTGGGAGCTTGACCCACAGCCaatcggatgaagagagagaaacccgagagaacaaaggaaaggagtggGTGGAAGACATACACATCATTCCGGGTAGACAGTGGTCTAATATTAGCGCAGACACTAGGGAAGAGAGTAGGATCTCGAATTTGCATTCTTCCCGATGACCCACTTCGAGAAAGTGCGCAACATGATCGCTCAATCCCGCCCCTACAGGGTTCCATTCGCGAGAAGCCTTcacaaagtcaaagaaagccGGGTTTTGCGATACTAGATTCCGGATCGCCGATGTGAATAAAGCCTGTAACTGCACTGCGTTGACTTGTGACCAATTCTCTCGCCGTACAATTTGTATGTTCTCCCTCTGGTTATGAATCCATGTGCGCACGCTATCGTACCTTAAGGAATCGGACTGGATGGGGTCAAGGTATACAACATTGATATGGGAAAAGCACTCAGAGAGGTGGGTGGAGTCGGCCTCGTAAAGTTGCTTATAGAATTGTTGAAGTGGGCCGTTGCGTTCGCTGCGGTCTGGGTTGCCCATTAGAACCACAAGCACCCGTGGTCGGACCGCAACAGGCATCGGCGATGCAGATCGCATGGAAACGCAGTCTACCAAGAAATGAGCTACTGACATAAGGTCTGGGAAATCGTCGGCGAAAAGGCACACGAGAtcagcaaaaagaaaaattaacCGTGCATAGACCAATCTCGATGCATTATCGGTGGAGCTGATGGGCCATGTGATCGGGTAATCATGTACCCCTGGCATAGCGCCTAAGACACCCTTGGTGGGAGTAACGTTGCCATCGGCGAATAAAATCGGACTCTCACTGTTGGAGGATGTTATATCGTACCGCAAACCAATTCGCGAGCTAGGCTGGGTCCTTCTGATATTGTTTTGGGGGAAAATTGCCTGGAGCGCAATGTCTTTGTTCTTCCCACCTAGGAATACCGATAAGAAAGGATACTGTTGGCGGGGTTGAGTCAACTCGGAGACCACTTCGTCTAGTCGTCCGTAATCCCGGATGACATAGCTTCCATTCTCACCCACACCCACGTCTAGCCAGCTGGTGTCGGTTTTCGGACGCATCTTTAAAGCTTACTGTATCATACgaatgcttcttgatctcggaGGGAGGGAAAGCACCTCCTTATTTATGGAAAAAATCCTCAATCCCCCTTTGCTTTGAGGTACTTTTATTCGTTTCAGTAAGGGCTCGGATGAGACAAACAAACAAGCCCATACCACCAATACACAAACGGTAGGCCGTGAAAAAATTTCGCACAATCATTACTCCTTTATAATAGTCCATGTTATTGACGTGTTGAGCTTTCTTGTGTCTCCA is a window from the Aspergillus oryzae RIB40 DNA, chromosome 6 genome containing:
- a CDS encoding uncharacterized protein (predicted protein) is translated as MRPKTDTSWLDVGVGENGSYVIRDYGRLDEVVSELTQPRQQYPFLSVFLGGKNKDIALQAIFPQNNIRRTQPSSRIGLRYDITSSNSESPILFADGNVTPTKGVLGAMPGVHDYPITWPISSTDNASRLVYARLIFLFADLVCLFADDFPDLMSVAHFLVDCVSMRSASPMPVAVRPRVLVVLMGNPDRSERNGPLQQFYKQLYEADSTHLSECFSHINVVYLDPIQSDSLRGGIERSCCALSRSGSSGRMQIRDPTLFPSVCANIRPLSTRNDVYVFHPLLSFVLSGFSLFIRLA